The following coding sequences lie in one Pseudorasbora parva isolate DD20220531a chromosome 18, ASM2467924v1, whole genome shotgun sequence genomic window:
- the LOC137046150 gene encoding myozenin-2, with translation MPVPYTDISKEIDQQELCSDTDGGKSACLNLGKKISVPRDLMMEELRLQSNRGSIMFHERLKRVERFTLENIAQRHLNHLDEALQGQNATQGEKGSEYSEIYITQPGKNNLVTTLKRTVAKKGNPSFLAPGYGGPLKEVPPEKFNVTVIPKSYQSPWEEKPIDSGTFLATISINLPEPPYKLTPANYKCFNRAPMPFGGTAGTVRTLPLPGFEMLQAHTEPHLTWDRMCNRPNFNRTPQGWGILHAIESPDL, from the exons ATGCCTGTGCCATACACTGACATATCTAAGGAGATAGATCAACAGGAGCTGTGCTCGGACACAGATGGAG GTAAATCAGCATGTCTGAACCTGGGAAAGAAGATCAGTGTTCCTCGGGATCTGATGATGGAGGAGCTTAGGCTGCAGTCAAACAGAGGATCTATTATGTTTCATGAGAGACTCAAAAGAGTGGAGAGATTCACCTTGGAGAATATAGCACAAAGACATCTCAAT CACTTAGATGAAGCCCTTCAAGGCCAGAATGCCACACAAGGAGAGAAAGGAAGTGAGTACTCTGAAATCTACATCACCCAGCCTGGAAAAAACAACCTGGTCACCACACTCAAGCGCACAGTTGCTAAGAAAGGAAACCCAAGCTTCCTTGCACCTG GTTATGGGGGGCCTCTGAAAGAGGTTCCTCCTGAAAAGTTCAATGTCACTGTAATTCCAAAGTCTTACCAATCACCCTGGGAGGAAAAGCCCATTGACAGCGGAACATTCTTGGCTACTATAAGTATCAACCTGCCTGAGCCACCATACAAACTCACCCCAGCCAACTACAAATGCTTCAACAG AGCTCCTATGCCATTTGGTGGGACAGCAGGTACAGTGAGAACTCTGCCGCTACCTGGTTTTGAGATGCTGCAGGCTCACACAGAGCCACACCTAACCTGGGACAGGATGTGCAACCGGCCGAATTTTAACCGTACACCACAGGGCTGGGGAATCCTGCATGCAATAGAGTCTCCCGATTTGTGA
- the rbm22 gene encoding pre-mRNA-splicing factor RBM22 gives MATSLGSNTYNRQNWEDSDFPILCQTCLGENPYIRMTKEKFGKECKICARPFTVFRWCPGVRMRFKKTEVCQTCSKMKNVCQTCLLDLEYGLPIQVRDTGLSVKDEVPRSDVNKEYYTQNMEREIANSDGTRPVGLLGKAPSSSDMLLKLARTTPYYKRNRPHICSFWVKGECKRGEECPYRHEKPTDPDDPLADQNIKDRYYGINDPVADKLLKRASTMPRLDVPEDKSITTLYIGGLGENVTDSELRNHFYQFGEIRTITIVQRQQCAFIQFATRQAAETAAEKSFNKLIINGRRLNVKWGRSQAARGKEKDGVTESGIRLEPVPGLPGALPPPPVSDEDASTNYFNLAPTSAPAVMNLGLPPPPGVAMPPPPGFGPPMFHTMESMAPSMPPPMAMRPPGQVHYPSQDPQRMGAHATRHGGP, from the exons ATGGCGACGTCTTTAGGATCCAACACTTACAACAGACAAAACTGGGAGGATTCG GATTTTCCCATACTCTGTCAAACATGCTTAGGAGAAAACCCTTATATCCGCATG ACCAAAGAGAAATTTGGCAAGGAGTGCAAG ATCTGTGCGCGTCCCTTCACTGTGTTCCGCTGGTGTCCTGGAGTCAGGATGCGCTTTAAGAAGACAGAAGTGTGTCAGACCTGCAGTAAAATGAAGAATGTCTGTCAGACCTGCCTCCTGGATCTGGAATATG GCTTGCCCATTCAGGTTCGTGACACTGGGTTGTCCGTTAAAGATGAAGTACCGAGATCAGACGTGAATAAGGAGTATTACACTCAGAATATGGAGAGAGAG ATCGCTAATTCTGATGGAACAAGACCTGTGGGGCTGCTTGGGAAGGCACCGAGCAGCAGCGATATGCTGCTGAAATTGGCTCGTACCACGCCGTACTACAAGAGGAACAGACCTCATATCTGTTCCTTTTGGGTGAAAGGGGAGTGCAAGAGAGGGGAAGAGTGTCCGTACAG GCATGAAAAGCCCACCGATCCAGATGACCCGCTGGCTGACCAGAACATTAAGGACCGTTACTATGGCATTAATGATCCTGTGGCTGATAAACTTTTGAAGCGGGCTTCCACTATGCCCAGACTGGATGTACCTGAGGATAAATCCATCACCACGCTCTATATCGGGGGGCTTGGAGAAAACGTTACAGACTCTGAGCTCAG GAATCACTTTTACCAGTTTGGGGAGATTCGTACAATCACCATCGTTCAAAGGCAGCAGTGTGCTTTCATCCAGTTCGCCACACGGCAGGCAGCAGAGACGGCTGCAGAGAAGTCCTTTAATAAACTCATCATTAATGGACGCCGGCTTAACGTCAAATGGGGCAG GTCACAGGCGGCTCGGGGGAAAGAGAAGGATGGGGTGACCGAGAGTGGAATCAGGCTGGAGCCAGTGCCAGGGCTGCctggtg CTCTGCCCCCACCCCCTGTGTCTGATGAAGATGCCTCCACCAACTACTTCAACCTGGCTCCAACAAGTGCCCCTGCTGTCATGAACCTGGGACTTCCTCCTCCACCTGGGGTCGCCATGCCCCCACCACCTG GTTTTGGTCCTCCTATGTTCCACACCATGGAATCCATGGCCCCTTCAATGCCCCCTCCAATGGCTATGAGACCCCCCGGACAGGTCCACTACCCATCCCAAGATCCTCAGCGGATGGGTGCTCATGCAACTCGCCATGGAGGCCCCTAG